The genomic DNA CGCCGACGATGGCCGAGGCTATTTCGGGGACCTTGCCGCGCTCGATCAATCGCGCCATGGCCTCCCACGCCTCCCCGATGCCGGCATCGGGGTTCGGCCAGTGGATCTGGTAGAGGTCGATCCACTCGATCCCGAGCCGTTTCAGGCTGTCGTCCGCCTCCTTCTCGATGCTCGCGCTCGATGCTCGCGGCCGTGAGCCGGTTGGTGACCCGGCCCTGCGCGGGATCGTCCCAGACCAGGCCGCACTTGGTGGCGATCACGACCTCATCGCGCCGGCCGCGGATCGCCTGCCCGACCAGCTTCTCGGCATGCCCGAGGCCGTAGGCCGGCGCGGTGTCGATCCAGCCGACGCCGAGGTCGAGCGCGCGGCCGATCGTCGCCACGGACTCGGCATCGTCCTGCGGCCCCATAGGCCCAGGGACCGCCGATCGCCCAGGTCCCGAGCTCCAGCGGGGTTAGGTAGAGATCGGGATCGACCGAGACGGCGCTTTTGCATCGTGTGCGACTCCAAGGGGGTAGCCAGCCATTTTACCCGCCGCGCACCCCCATGCGTGAGTGGGAAACGTTGCGGGGCCCTGCACGCATCGATTTGATCTCAGAGGCCCAACCCGCTAATCTCCCGCGCCGCTCGGTGTTTCACCAATGAGGACATGAGATGCGACCACGGCTCGTCGCCGGCAACTGGAAGATGAGCGGCACGCGCGCCGAGATCCCCCCGCTCATCCAGGCCCTGAAGGAGGGGCTGGACCCCGCGCCGCGGGCGGAGGTGGCGGTGTGCCCGCCGTTCATCTATCTGCCCTTGGTCGGTGAGCTCTTGGAGGGGACCCCCATCGCGCTCGGCGCGCAAGACGTCTGCGAAGAGGCGGCCGGGGCCTACACCGGCGAGGTGTCCGGGGCCATGCTGCGCGACTATGATTGCCGCTACGTCATCGTCGGCCATTCGGAACGGCGCCGGGTCTACCGGGAAGACGATGGGCAGGTGGCGCGGAAGTTCTCGCGAGCGCTCTCTAGCGGGTTGATCCCCATCCTGTGCCTCGGAGAGACGCTCGCGGAGCGCGAGGCCGGGAACACCGAAGCAGTCGTCGAGAGGCAGCTCAGGGTGGTCCTGGAGCAGAGCGGCGTCCCGGGCTTACGCGCGGCGGTCATCGCCTACGAGCCGGTCTGGGCGATCGGCACCGGCCGCAACGCGACCCCGGCACAGGCCCAGGCGGTCCACGCCTACCTCCGCGGCCGGATCGCGGAGC from Pseudomonadota bacterium includes the following:
- the tpiA gene encoding triose-phosphate isomerase, translating into MRPRLVAGNWKMSGTRAEIPPLIQALKEGLDPAPRAEVAVCPPFIYLPLVGELLEGTPIALGAQDVCEEAAGAYTGEVSGAMLRDYDCRYVIVGHSERRRVYREDDGQVARKFSRALSSGLIPILCLGETLAEREAGNTEAVVERQLRVVLEQSGVPGLRAAVIAYEPVWAIGTGRNATPAQAQAVHAYLRGRIAERDPETAASLPILYGGSVKGANAAALFAMPDIDGGLIGGASLSAAEFLAICRAA